The following coding sequences are from one Paenibacillus tundrae window:
- the carA gene encoding glutamine-hydrolyzing carbamoyl-phosphate synthase small subunit has translation MAQARLLLEDGTLFTGKAFGAEGETTGEVVFNTGITGYQEVLSDPSYCGQIVTMTYPLIGNYGITRDDFESIRPFVHGFVVRRHEPTPSNWRAEYSVDNLLKEYGIVGISEIDTRMLTRRIRHHGTMKGILTTGSKPVEELLEMMGDTTIAELRNQVPLTSTPHVYSSPGTAERIVLVDYGAKTGILRELSKRNCDVVVVPHDVTADEIRRLNPDGIQLSNGPGDPKDVPHAVKMISELLGEYPIFGICLGHQLFALAAGADTEKLKFGHRGGNHPVKELESGRCFITSQNHGYTVNEDSVKNTDLEVTHINNNDKTIEGLKHKTFPAFSVQYHPEAAPGPYDNSYLFDRFIEMIREHKITNPPQPRQAVLAAAVKGAQ, from the coding sequence ATGGCACAGGCGAGATTATTGTTGGAAGACGGCACACTGTTCACTGGTAAAGCGTTCGGAGCTGAAGGTGAAACAACGGGTGAGGTCGTTTTTAATACGGGAATTACAGGCTACCAAGAGGTGCTTTCGGATCCTTCTTATTGCGGTCAAATCGTAACCATGACGTATCCGTTAATCGGTAACTACGGAATTACACGTGATGACTTTGAGTCGATTCGTCCATTTGTACACGGCTTTGTGGTACGTCGTCATGAGCCAACGCCAAGTAACTGGCGTGCAGAGTACAGCGTAGACAATCTGCTCAAAGAATACGGCATTGTAGGTATCAGTGAGATTGATACACGCATGTTGACTCGCCGGATTCGCCACCACGGCACGATGAAGGGAATTCTCACAACAGGATCGAAACCTGTGGAAGAACTGCTGGAGATGATGGGCGATACAACAATCGCTGAGCTGCGTAACCAAGTTCCACTGACGTCGACTCCTCATGTGTACAGTAGCCCAGGAACGGCTGAACGCATTGTGTTGGTAGATTACGGTGCAAAAACAGGGATCTTGCGTGAACTTAGCAAACGTAACTGTGACGTAGTTGTTGTGCCTCATGATGTAACTGCAGACGAGATTCGTCGCCTGAACCCAGACGGTATCCAGTTGTCTAACGGCCCTGGGGATCCCAAAGATGTACCTCACGCAGTTAAAATGATCAGTGAGTTGCTCGGCGAATATCCGATCTTCGGCATCTGCCTTGGTCACCAACTCTTCGCGCTTGCAGCAGGAGCAGACACAGAGAAACTGAAATTCGGACACCGCGGCGGAAACCATCCGGTGAAAGAGCTTGAAAGTGGACGTTGCTTCATCACTTCTCAGAACCATGGTTACACGGTGAATGAGGATTCTGTGAAGAACACAGATCTGGAAGTAACACATATCAACAATAACGATAAGACCATTGAAGGTCTGAAACATAAAACATTCCCAGCGTTTTCGGTACAGTATCATCCGGAAGCAGCGCCAGGGCCTTACGATAACAGCTATCTGTTCGATCGTTTCATCGAGATGATTCGTGAGCACAAAATCACTAACCCACCACAGCCACGTCAAGCCGTATTGGCAGCTGCAGTGAAAGGAGCACAATAA
- the carB gene encoding carbamoyl-phosphate synthase large subunit — protein sequence MPINKDLKKILVIGSGPIVIGQAAEFDYAGTQACQALKEEGVEVVLINSNPATIMTDTNMADKVYIEPITLDFVTQIIRQERPDGLLPTLGGQTGLNMAVELARAGVLERENVKLLGTQLTSIEKAEDRDLFRDLMRELEQPVPESVIVTTLEESLEFANEIGYPIIVRPAYTLGGTGGGICANEEELRETVAAGLRYSPIGQCLVEKSIAGMKEVEYEVMRDKNDNCIVVCNMENFDPVGVHTGDSIVVAPSQTLSDREYQMLRSASLKIIRALNIEGGCNVQFALDPHSFQYYVIEVNPRVSRSSALASKATGYPIAKMAAKIAMGYTLDEIVNPVTGQTYACFEPTLDYIVSKIPRWPFDKFTSANRKLGTQMKATGEVMAIGRTFEESIHKAVRSLEIGVHRLYLKEAETLDEATLNERLIKADDERMFLIAEAFRRGYTLQQLQDLTKIDWWFLDKIEGLIKFEDTIREESELSSETLYQAKRLGFTDRAIAELRAQGQPAGTLTTEAEVRARREEENLRPVYKMVDTCAAEFEATTPYYYSTYETENEVLPSDKKKVVVLGSGPIRIGQGIEFDYSTVHAVWALQKAGYEAVIINNNPETVSTDFNTSDRLYFEPLFFEDVMNVIEQEQPVGVIVQFGGQTAINLAAPLRNAGVTILGTDLESIDEAEDRKKFEHLLSRLEIAQPKGKTVTSVDDAVETAQGLGYPVLVRPSYVLGGRAMEIVYSDAELLTYMEQAVKINPEHPVLIDRYMLGKEVEVDAICDGETILVPGIMEHIERAGVHSGDSIAVYPPQHLSQDLKEKIVEITIKIAKELKTIGLVNIQFVIHDGQVYVIEVNPRSSRTVPFLSKVTNIPMANLATQAILGVKLKDLGYVDGLWPETDHVSVKVPVFSFAKLRRVEPTLGPEMKSTGEVMGRDPNYAKALFKGLIGAGMKIPATGAIVVTVADKDKDEAVPLLEGFYRLGYKIMATGGTAAALEAANIPVTKVNKLSEGSPNILDMIRSGEANFVFNTLTKGKTPQRDGFRIRREAVENGVVCMTSLDTISALLKMLETINFSSEAMPAFVN from the coding sequence ATGCCGATTAACAAAGACCTCAAAAAAATCCTGGTGATTGGTTCCGGACCAATCGTCATCGGTCAAGCGGCCGAGTTCGACTATGCCGGTACGCAAGCTTGCCAGGCGTTGAAAGAAGAAGGCGTGGAAGTTGTCCTCATCAACAGCAACCCTGCAACGATCATGACCGATACAAACATGGCTGACAAAGTATATATCGAACCAATCACATTGGATTTCGTAACTCAAATCATCCGTCAAGAGCGTCCAGACGGGTTGTTGCCAACACTGGGTGGTCAAACTGGTTTGAACATGGCAGTAGAACTTGCGCGTGCAGGTGTACTGGAACGTGAGAATGTGAAATTGCTGGGTACACAGCTAACTTCGATCGAAAAAGCAGAAGACCGGGACTTGTTCCGTGACCTGATGCGTGAACTGGAGCAGCCTGTACCTGAGAGCGTAATTGTAACAACACTGGAAGAATCACTGGAGTTTGCAAATGAGATTGGCTATCCGATCATTGTTCGTCCTGCCTACACACTGGGTGGAACAGGCGGCGGAATCTGTGCGAATGAAGAAGAATTGCGCGAAACAGTAGCAGCAGGTCTTCGTTACAGTCCAATTGGGCAATGTTTGGTTGAGAAAAGCATTGCTGGCATGAAAGAAGTCGAGTATGAAGTTATGCGAGACAAAAACGATAACTGTATCGTAGTCTGCAACATGGAAAACTTTGACCCCGTTGGCGTTCATACAGGCGACAGTATCGTAGTGGCACCAAGTCAAACGTTGTCTGATCGTGAATACCAAATGCTGCGTTCGGCTTCCTTGAAAATCATCCGTGCCCTTAACATCGAAGGTGGATGTAACGTACAATTCGCACTGGATCCGCACAGCTTCCAATACTATGTTATTGAAGTTAACCCACGGGTAAGCCGTTCATCCGCGCTTGCTTCCAAAGCAACGGGCTATCCAATTGCCAAAATGGCTGCCAAAATTGCTATGGGATACACATTGGATGAAATCGTGAACCCGGTAACAGGTCAAACTTACGCTTGTTTTGAGCCTACACTTGATTACATCGTGAGCAAGATTCCTCGTTGGCCGTTCGACAAGTTTACATCGGCTAACCGGAAGCTTGGTACACAGATGAAAGCAACGGGCGAAGTTATGGCGATTGGACGGACGTTTGAAGAATCCATTCATAAAGCTGTTCGCTCCCTGGAAATCGGCGTACACCGTCTCTATCTGAAAGAGGCAGAAACGCTTGATGAAGCAACGCTAAACGAGCGTCTGATCAAAGCGGACGATGAGCGTATGTTCTTGATTGCTGAGGCGTTCCGCAGAGGATATACTCTGCAACAACTTCAAGATCTGACGAAGATTGACTGGTGGTTCTTGGACAAAATTGAAGGTCTAATTAAATTCGAGGATACTATTCGTGAAGAGTCCGAACTATCATCCGAAACGTTATACCAAGCGAAACGCCTTGGATTTACGGATCGTGCGATTGCTGAATTGCGTGCTCAGGGTCAACCTGCAGGCACATTGACAACAGAAGCAGAAGTTAGAGCGCGCCGTGAAGAAGAAAACCTTCGTCCGGTATACAAAATGGTAGATACATGTGCGGCCGAGTTCGAAGCAACAACGCCTTACTATTATTCGACTTACGAAACAGAGAATGAAGTCCTTCCTTCGGACAAGAAAAAAGTAGTTGTACTTGGTTCCGGTCCAATCCGGATTGGTCAAGGGATTGAGTTTGACTATTCCACAGTACATGCGGTGTGGGCTCTGCAAAAAGCAGGCTACGAAGCAGTTATTATCAACAACAACCCGGAGACGGTATCTACGGACTTTAATACATCAGATCGTCTGTACTTCGAGCCACTGTTCTTCGAGGATGTTATGAACGTAATCGAACAAGAACAGCCAGTGGGCGTAATCGTACAGTTTGGTGGCCAAACGGCAATCAATCTCGCAGCACCACTGCGTAATGCAGGTGTAACCATCCTTGGTACGGATCTGGAAAGCATCGATGAGGCGGAAGACCGTAAGAAATTCGAGCATCTGCTCTCCCGTTTAGAGATTGCACAGCCGAAAGGTAAAACAGTTACTTCAGTGGATGATGCAGTAGAAACAGCTCAAGGTCTGGGATATCCAGTACTCGTTCGTCCTTCATACGTGCTTGGTGGTCGAGCAATGGAGATTGTATACTCCGATGCTGAATTGCTGACATATATGGAGCAAGCGGTTAAGATTAACCCTGAGCATCCGGTACTAATTGACCGTTATATGCTGGGTAAAGAAGTAGAGGTAGACGCGATCTGTGATGGTGAAACGATACTCGTTCCAGGAATCATGGAGCATATCGAACGCGCAGGGGTACACTCCGGTGACTCCATCGCGGTGTATCCGCCACAACACCTGTCCCAGGATCTGAAAGAGAAGATTGTAGAAATTACAATCAAAATTGCAAAAGAATTGAAAACGATTGGTCTGGTCAACATCCAGTTTGTCATCCATGATGGCCAAGTGTATGTCATTGAGGTGAATCCACGTTCATCCCGTACGGTACCGTTCTTGAGCAAAGTAACAAACATTCCGATGGCTAACCTGGCAACACAAGCTATTCTCGGTGTGAAACTGAAAGATCTGGGTTATGTGGATGGTCTCTGGCCTGAAACGGATCATGTATCGGTTAAAGTTCCAGTGTTCTCCTTCGCGAAGCTGCGTCGTGTGGAACCAACGCTTGGTCCTGAGATGAAATCTACAGGTGAAGTAATGGGTCGTGACCCGAATTATGCCAAAGCGCTGTTCAAAGGTCTCATCGGAGCAGGCATGAAAATTCCGGCTACGGGAGCCATTGTAGTTACAGTAGCAGACAAAGACAAAGATGAAGCAGTACCTTTGCTTGAAGGCTTCTACAGATTGGGTTACAAAATTATGGCTACAGGCGGAACAGCAGCAGCTCTCGAAGCAGCCAACATTCCGGTAACGAAAGTAAACAAATTAAGCGAAGGTTCACCGAACATTTTGGATATGATCCGCAGTGGTGAAGCGAACTTTGTGTTCAACACATTGACCAAAGGTAAAACACCACAGCGTGACGGATTCAGAATCCGCCGTGAAGCGGTAGAGAACGGTGTTGTGTGTATGACTTCATTGGATACGATTAGTGCCCTGCTGAAAATGCTGGAAACAATCAACTTCTCCTCTGAGGCTATGCCAGCCTTTGTAAACTAA